A part of Methanomassiliicoccales archaeon genomic DNA contains:
- a CDS encoding NADH-quinone oxidoreductase subunit C: MEKKGPGGEVMSAAEIDVRKKLEKMMLKAPRPRLVDIMAADRRDGTYDLIYVFQHEGSLVDLRYVVTEDEEISSISDLYSGALCMEREIIDMFGLKFKGVEGGFLLDKNSPKNPLRLPRKEVEKDA, encoded by the coding sequence ATGGAAAAGAAAGGCCCAGGAGGAGAGGTCATGAGCGCCGCAGAGATCGATGTCAGAAAAAAGCTTGAAAAGATGATGTTGAAGGCGCCCAGGCCTAGGCTGGTGGACATCATGGCCGCCGACAGAAGGGACGGCACCTATGACCTCATCTATGTCTTCCAACACGAGGGGTCCTTGGTCGACCTGAGATATGTGGTGACCGAGGACGAGGAGATCAGCTCGATATCGGACCTATATTCCGGGGCCCTGTGCATGGAAAGGGAGATAATCGACATGTTCGGCCTGAAGTTCAAAGGCGTTGAGGGAGGTTTCCTGCTGGACAAGAACAGCCCTAAGAATCCATTGAGGCTCCCCAGAAAAGAGGTGGAAAAGGATGCCTAG
- the nuoB gene encoding NADH-quinone oxidoreductase subunit NuoB produces MRRDAATRSPWILHFDTGSCNGCDLEVWALLTPRYDVERFGMVNKANPKHADILLITGPVTRKAEERLVNLYNQTPEPKLVIACGDCASNGVPFFDCYNVCGGVDKVIPVDMYVPGCSCRPEAIMDAVVKGIELWKRKAQEERS; encoded by the coding sequence ATGAGAAGGGATGCTGCGACAAGATCTCCTTGGATACTCCATTTTGATACTGGGTCGTGCAACGGTTGCGACCTCGAGGTCTGGGCCCTTTTGACGCCCCGTTACGATGTCGAGAGGTTTGGAATGGTCAATAAGGCGAACCCGAAGCATGCGGACATATTGTTGATCACTGGCCCGGTGACCAGGAAGGCCGAGGAAAGGTTGGTCAACCTTTATAATCAGACGCCGGAGCCCAAGCTCGTCATCGCATGCGGCGACTGCGCTTCAAATGGTGTGCCATTCTTCGACTGTTACAACGTCTGCGGTGGAGTGGACAAGGTGATACCGGTCGACATGTACGTCCCAGGATGCAGCTGCAGGCCTGAGGCGATCATGGACGCTGTGGTCAAAGGGATAGAGCTATGGAAAAGAAAGGCCCAGGAGGAGAGGTCATGA